The nucleotide sequence CCATGGCCCGCGCGCTAGCGAGTGGGGCGGGTGAGCGAGGGATGCGCAGAGTAGTTGGTGTAATCGCCTGTTTACATCAACAAGCAATCACCTAGCAGCCGTGTTAGCAGTTCTCAAGTGCGCCCTGAGCCACAGCCATACGGTCTTTACCCCGACCACGATAATAGCAGTCGCCATCGCTAAGAGCCCAAGCATGGCAATTCCCATCAGAAAGATGAAGGCGAACTTAAAGAACGCGGCTTCCATACCAAAACCTCCACTGACTAGAGTGGCGAAGCCCGATCTTGCTGGGAGGGTTCGCCCTGGCTGTGGGGCGGGATAGTGATCGGTGTTTTACTTTTATTGTGGTATGAAAAAAGAAAAACACACTCGACGTCCTCTTCAGAACACGTGCGCCCGATGGCTGCTTTTGTGTTCATTTTTTCGCTCAGTTTCTTCATGGGGCTGCTGAAAATTAGATTCCATGCCTGGCATCACACGACACCTAGCTTGTGGGCGCTGATTTCTCTGCTACTTGCATCATTTGCGGCTTACCGAGAAAGCAGCAGGTGAAAGCAAAATTGCCAAACACACACCTAGTTATCGTTAAATCGCCATTACACTCATTGACCCACAGGTCACATTGAGCCCCGGCCCGAAGGGAGGGCGAGCACGAATAGATTCAGGTGTGTCGCACTTGTGTCCTATTCCGTCACGTCCTTCAGAACTAGCAGGAACTTGTCTATCGTTGCCGTCGACGCATTAACCGGCCCGATTCCCAAGATGAGCTGTGGCCGGTCACGATACGTCAGGTTGACCCATTCGTTGACGCGGACGTGTAGCTTCTTGGGCGAGGCAGTCGCTATGAATTCTTGCACGGTGGACCGCATCTCGTTGAAGTAGGCTCCAATCGGCCAGTTCTTGTCTAGGTCGGCTGCATCTTTTCGCTGGAGTGTCAGGTGGCTGACTTCCTTGTCCGCCCGTTTTCTCGCTGCGACCAGCACAGGCGAGGGCGTCCCATTCCAGGAGGCGGGGTCGTCAAAGTAGTCGGCGGCAACCACGTCCGTGTCTCTCGGACTCTGGTGGTAAAAGAACTCAAACAGGTTGCGAAGGTGGATGGCAAATGATTCGATCAACGCACAACGTTCCAATGCCTCGAATTCAGAACTCTTCGTGAGCAGTGTTTTGGTCATCCATTGGAACATCTGAACCTCATACAGCAGGTGCTCACCTGAGTAGTCGAGAAGTTCCTGATCGGAGAGAGCAAGTCGAGACGACATGACGCGTTACCTCAATTTCGATCATTTGTACGGCAGCAGTATGGCGAAGAAACGACTGAGACTGCCACGCGCGCTGACTCTTACGAACCCTGCAACACTCCAACTAACTTCGCCAGGCGGGTGGCCCACCTCTCCGTTATCATGAATACACTGGGTGCCCCATTTCTCGCGCTCTTTGCGAGAAGTGGGGTCCGTTCCACCGCTCCCTGTTTTCCTGATTCGTCACGAGTGTGCGGTGTGGCCCTCACTGCATAAGAGCTTGTCAGACTCTACTCTAAAGCGTGTGCCCTTCCTCGAACAGGTGCAGGCTTGGGGCGTAGTTGGTGTAATCGCCTGATTACATTTTGTCGTCACTGTGGATTGCCGTCGAGTGATTCCCGGTAGCGTCGCCTGCCAGACGTGAACCACCAAACTGGAACCAGGACAGCGCCGACTCCGTAGATTCCGACGACGACATTCCTGGCAATGTCGGAAACCCTCTCGGAACAGCAGCCACCAACGGCGAAAACAAGGAAAGGCAGAAACAAAGTGGATAGGCCAAGAAGCGCCAACGGTTTGTGACGCCGCAATCTCGCCGTCAGCACCATAGCAGCCACGAATACGATTGGCAGGACGGTGCCCGGCAAGACGAGAGCCATTCCATAACCTTCTCTTGCGTCGGGTGTGGGAACAGGAACGGTCACAACGGCTAGCAAGGCGATCGCGAAGAGGCCAATGTAGACGTAGCAGGCATAGGCGCGATCGAGACGCCGAAGACTTTCTTGTTTTGATGATTCTTCGGCAGCGGGTTCCCCAGATCGTTCCGGAATCGTCATCCAGCCGCTCCGTACTGTTGGCGGGCGGGTGGCCCGCTTCTCCCCCAATATTAACTCGGGGTGCCCATTTCTCTCGTTCACTGTGTCCGCCCGCCGGGGTCAATGAGGTCCTCGGCATTGACCTTCCCATAAGCCTCGGTTCGTTTCCTCCGGTTGGTCCAGGGAATAGATCTCGCCAGTTTCCTTGTCCCGAAACCACTCCTGTGTAGGCGCAAAACGATTGGGCTTCATCACTGGAACCTGTTCGACGTAGCCTCTTGAAATTGCCTCAGACAGCATACGACGTAGCTCTTTGTATTCCCGATCGGAAGCAAAGCTCCTTTGCCCGTACATCTCTCTAAAAACTCCCATTGCGCCATCTCTCATACTAAGGACGTGGCGGGCGGGTGGCCCGCTTCTCCGGAACCAGTCTCTAACTCAGGGTGCCCCATTTCTCGCGTTTGTTGCGAGAAGTGGGAGGCAATACAGTTGGCAGTGAAGTGGTTTGACTCGAGGTCCGTGCCATCACATCGCGGACACTCATCTCTAATACAAGGGCACTTTCGGATCAACCGTCCGCGCCCAGCCATCAATCCCGCCGCGCATGGACTGCACCTTCTCGAATCCCTGCTGCCGAAGCCAGTTCGCGACACTCAACGACCGCATTCCTCGATGACACATCACAACAATGTGCTCTTCGGGATTAAGTTCCTGATGCGCCCGCGTCGGGATGTCTCCCATCGGAATATGTCTTGCACCGTCCAGACGCGAAGCTTCCAATTCCCACGCTTCGCGCACATCGACCAGCGTGAATGGCTCGCTGTTCTTTTGCAGCAACTTCACTTGTCCGCAGGAAATCTCAAGATCCAGCATGCGTCCTCACCAAACTACCTTCAGGATAGCCATCCGCGAAACGGCGGCATAAGAAAGCCCGGCAGGATTAGTGCCGGGTCACAGAAAACCTACGAATTCGCTCCGCCCGAACGGCGCTCACTTGCGACCCGCCGCATCCGACCGCCCCATCGTCACCAGGCTGAGTAGTGCCGCCACGCTCCACAACACACCGGTGCCGAGGCGCGCATTGTGCACTTGCTGGGACGGAACTGAATGCCAAACCGTCAGTCCAAAGCCAACCAGGAAATTTGCGACCAGCACTCCAAAAAACATGCGCTCACGCAGGCAATGCGTGTCGAGCATGAGTCCGACCAGAAGAACGATCCAGACCACATACGTCGCGGCGGTCCAGTTGTCATGCGGCCAATCGTATTCACCGCGCAGGATGTGCGCGAAAGAAATCCAAGCGAAGTACGCGCAGGCAAGAAAGCCCATGAGGCCCCAGCCCGAAGCCCGGCACATCAGGTGTCCCGAATTGTACGGACGCTCTGCCGTCGCGCTGCTATTCGTCAAATCTATTTGCCTGACCATTGCGCTGGCCGCTTTTCAAGAAATGCGGCAATGCCTTCGCGGGCGTCGTCGGTCGCGATCAGTTCTTCCAGGTAGATCTTCTCTGCCCGCGCCAGCCCTTTGTCAAAATGAATGGCATCCCAAGCATAAATGGATTTCTTCGCCAACGCGAGCGCCGCCGGACTCATCTTTTTGATCTCACCGATAGTTTCCTCAACCACGGCACCCAGTTCTTCGCTGCGAGCCGAACGGTTCGCGAGCCCAATCGCGACCGCCTCATCCCCGCTGATCTGGCGCCCGGTGAGGATCAATTCCGTTGCGCGTTTCTGCCCGACCAGCGCCGGAAGCGCGACCGCCGCCACCGGCGGATAACATCCCAGCTTGATTTCCGGAAATCCCCACTGCGCATCGCGTGCCGTGAACACCATGTCACACACCGCAGCCAGTTCGGCGCCTCCACCAAAGCATGCTCCCTGCACCGCCGCGATCGTGATCTTTCGCGAACCAACTACCGCCCGGATCACCGCATGAAACCCGGTGAGCATTTCGCGGACCTGTTCCGGCAGATGAGCCTTCACATCGACTCCCGCAGAAAACGCCCGCGCATCGCCCTCAAACAGGATGACCGAAACATCATCCCGGCCTTCGACTTCGGCTAGTAACTCGGAAAGTTCCCGCATCATCGGGATATCGATCACGTTCAAAGGAGCGTTTGTCAGCCGCAACCTCGCCACCGGAGGCGCAATCTGAATCGTGACCCGGCTCTTAGAAAGTGCTTCCATGCGTGGTTTTCCTTAGGATCGGGAGAATCGCTACAACCTCCCACCACTCTAGCGGATACGAGGAATATACATGCAACTATGTAAGTACAATAACGCCATCAAAACGTTCCACGTGGAACATAGCGTCAAACGAAACCTAAATATTAATCGCCGATTTCCGCGGCTCGCCGATAGTCGACAGCGGATCGCGGGCGCCTTCTTTTTCTTTGATCCACTTCTTTTCGTTGCGAAGGATGTCAAGCAGAAGCACCTTGTCTTTTGCTCCTGGCAAAGTCTCTTCGCAATGCTGTTCGTACCCGCGGTCGTCCAGGGGTTCGCCGGTTTCGCAATGGAACTTCTTCCCTGCCCACCGTCCGATGTTCCGGTTGAATTGCATGTGGGGCGTATAGAACTTCTTCTCGCCCGGCTTCAGGTAAGTGTTCAGGCGCTCGACCAACCCGGAAACTTCTTTGTGATAAAGATGGCGGTTGTAATCGTTGAGGTCGTCGAGGTCCGCCGTGTGTTCGTTCTGCGGTTCATCGTAACGGCCCTTGATGCCCCACACATACGCCCAGTGCGCCGATGAGGAATGATCGGTGCCAAACAGATCGTAGGAACTGGAAATCCATTTATTCAAATACTTCTGCATCAGCCAGCGCGGGATCACTCCCGCCTCCACCACGCGCCGCAGGCCGTCATTGCCTGTGCCCATGTGGAACGCTTCTTCGCGCAGCATGTAGGAAGTCGATCGCCCCAGCGGCGCAAACGAAGAGTACTTCAACATTTGCAATTGGAACTTTCCGTCACGGTCGACGAAGTCTGTGTAGGTGAAAAAGTCCAACCAGTTGTCGATGTCTACGTTGAAGGTGCCGAGCAGTCGCTGATTCTCAAATGCGCGTCGCTCCAGCATCTTCTGTGCTTCCACTTTGCCGGACGATCCGAAGAAGTCGATGAGTAATGCGCACATCTGCCAGCCATGCCGCATTTCTTCGATCATGACGCGCGTGAGGGCGCGACGATCCCAGTCGCTGGGCGCGGATTCAAACAGGTTCCTCTGCTGTTCGACCGATGCGAATTCCGTATCGCCCTGGTAGACGATCATGTTCATTAGCGCATCGCGCATCTGCTGCGTGGGGACTTGTCGAATGTTCTCCCACTTGCGGCGGCCTTTGTAAGAGCCGAACTGGATGTCATCGGTCTCCACGGCGCCGTAGAGCGTGTCGAAGTGAAACGACGAGACGTCATCCTGGTTGACGCCAATCTCTTTGCGCCAATCATCAAAGAGACCGACCCAATCGCTGAAGCTTCCAATCTTCGCTACTTTACCTGGCATTGCTCAACCCCTTTTCACCACAGAGTCACAGAGAAAATCAGATTCTTGGGTTTGTCTTCTCTGTGACTCTGTGGTGAATCCTGTTTGCCTATTTCGCTGTGAAGACTGCCGGACGTTTCTCAACGTAAGCTGCGAGTCCCTCTTTGGCGTCGTCGCTTTGGAAAAGGATCTGCTGATTTTCGCGCTCCACGGCCAATGCGGACTCCATGGGAATCTCCCATCCCGTCTGGACCGCGCGTTTGATGCGTCCGACGGCCTTGGCGGCCTTGTTGGGCGGCGTGAACTGGCGCGCGTATTCCATGATGTTGTCCATGAAGTTCTCGCGCTCGAAGATATCGTTGACGATGCCGAACTCTTTTGCTTCTTCAAACGAGAACGTATTCCCGGTAACCATCAGTTCGATGGCCTTGCTCTTCCCTACCATGCGGGAGAGGCGCTGTGTGCCGCCGGTTCCGGGGAGTACACCGAGATTCACTTCGGGCAATCCGATCTTGCCGGCATCCTTGCGGGCGATGCGGAGATCAGCAGCCATGGCGATTTCGAGTCCGCCGCCGACGCAGTGTCCGTTGATGGCCGCGATGACAAGCTTCGGCGTATGCTCCAGGCGAAGCAGCGTCTCGTTGGCGTGCAGGCAGAAGTAATACTTGAAGGTCGGGTCGACGCTCGCCAGCATTTTGATATTCGCACCGGCGGAGAAAAACTTGTCGCCAACTCCGGTCAGGACAATCACGTAAACATCATTGTCCATGCGGGCCTTGAGGATGGCTTCGTCGAACTGACGATTCATCTCGTAGGTGTAGGTATTGGCAGGCGGATCGTTCATCTCGATCACAGCGACGCCGCCGTCGGTGCGGTAGTTGATGAGGGTCTTGCTCGCTTCGCTGGTGGCGGGCTGCGTGGTGGTGGCCATGAGTGTGCTCCTTCGTGATTGCGATTTCCTTTTTTAGCCGGCAAGATTAGTTGCCAGGCTTACTGCAGATCCCTGGCTCGTCCTCGGCTTCGCCTGCGGACGGCTCGGGATGACAGAATAAAAATCAAGGCTTGTGTCGCGTTCTGCCTCTCCTCGGTGCAAGACGTTTCGTGCCGTTGGTGATGCCGCGAAGAAAAATGTCGCCCATGCGCTGCGCTAGTTCCCGGGCGCCGCCATCGACGCGCGGGTTGTACCAGGTATAGATCCAGTTCATCATTCCGAACAGGCTCATGACGGCGGTGCGTGCGTCGAAGTCGAGGCCGCGTTCTCGTTTAAGAGATTCCATGATGCCCAGACAGATGCGGTAGTACTCGCGCTTGATGGCGGCGATCTCGGATCCTAATCCATTCTTTAGAGCTTCGTCTTCGTGTGACAGAACCTTCATGCCCTGCTGGTTAACCAGGAAATATTCCAGATGATTCAGGATGAACACTCGAATACGCTCTTCAGGTTCAGCGCCCTCATCCAATCGCGCCTTGAGTTTTTCAAGGATGGTTGTGAAGGTGTGTTTTTGAATCAGGTAGAGAAGCCGCTCTTTCGACTGGAAATAATGGTAAAGGCCCGCGAGCGACATGCCGGAAGCGCGGGACAAGTCGCGCATCGATGCGCCCTCGTATCCCTTCTCGCAGAATACTTCCGTAGCATGCGCCAGCACTTCTCCAAGCCGGCGATGGAAGCGAGCGTCAGAGACTGGGCTCGCTCCACGGCGGGGACGTCCGGGTGCGCGAGGTGTTGCGGGACGAGGCATTATGTTCGAACGTTCGTTCGAATGAATTATACGGATTTGTGAGGCGGATCACAAGTGGGTGTGACGCGAGTTCAGGGGGTGGCTGGATCCCGCTCGGTCAGCAGGATTCTCTTCACCTGGTTTCGGTTAAAGGTTTGGCTGTTGCCTCCGATGCGTACCTGAATCTCCATGCCGCTTACGGAGACCAAATCGCCCGAGAGAATGGAACCGTCCCTGAGTTCGATCGTGTCGTGGGCAGCACTTCCCAGTTCGTAGCTGACATTGCCCCCAGAGGTGTCGTGAGATGTTATCTCAAGTGGGAACTTCCCTGAATTGAACCCTTCTTTGCTGAATTCGAGAATGTGTTTTCCATTCATGAGTTCGACAATCTTTGGAGTGGTTCCTGCTTCCTTTCCGTCGACTCGAAGCAGCGCACCTTGCGGAACGGAGTTGATGGTCATGGAGACGGTGCGCGGAGCCGATGTTACAACCGCTAGCGAAGCCGGAGTTCCAGAGGCGGTGAGGGTGATCTGAAACTTGACGATCTGGCCTGCGGGAACGTTTGCGAGATTGATGTAGCC is from Acidobacteriota bacterium and encodes:
- a CDS encoding PEGA domain-containing protein; the protein is MLKNLSLALLLAFGVSSLAAKDTPFQVLSWPESGQPAVRLTFAKFKEVAVMGKEHTYICDTMAENVSDKTLANLNLSLYVFDKAKARIGDGYINLANVPAGQIVKFQITLTASGTPASLAVVTSAPRTVSMTINSVPQGALLRVDGKEAGTTPKIVELMNGKHILEFSKEGFNSGKFPLEITSHDTSGGNVSYELGSAAHDTIELRDGSILSGDLVSVSGMEIQVRIGGNSQTFNRNQVKRILLTERDPATP
- a CDS encoding sulfurtransferase is translated as MLDLEISCGQVKLLQKNSEPFTLVDVREAWELEASRLDGARHIPMGDIPTRAHQELNPEEHIVVMCHRGMRSLSVANWLRQQGFEKVQSMRGGIDGWARTVDPKVPLY
- a CDS encoding phenylacetate-CoA oxygenase subunit PaaI, which produces MPGKVAKIGSFSDWVGLFDDWRKEIGVNQDDVSSFHFDTLYGAVETDDIQFGSYKGRRKWENIRQVPTQQMRDALMNMIVYQGDTEFASVEQQRNLFESAPSDWDRRALTRVMIEEMRHGWQMCALLIDFFGSSGKVEAQKMLERRAFENQRLLGTFNVDIDNWLDFFTYTDFVDRDGKFQLQMLKYSSFAPLGRSTSYMLREEAFHMGTGNDGLRRVVEAGVIPRWLMQKYLNKWISSSYDLFGTDHSSSAHWAYVWGIKGRYDEPQNEHTADLDDLNDYNRHLYHKEVSGLVERLNTYLKPGEKKFYTPHMQFNRNIGRWAGKKFHCETGEPLDDRGYEQHCEETLPGAKDKVLLLDILRNEKKWIKEKEGARDPLSTIGEPRKSAINI
- a CDS encoding TetR/AcrR family transcriptional regulator, which translates into the protein MPRPATPRAPGRPRRGASPVSDARFHRRLGEVLAHATEVFCEKGYEGASMRDLSRASGMSLAGLYHYFQSKERLLYLIQKHTFTTILEKLKARLDEGAEPEERIRVFILNHLEYFLVNQQGMKVLSHEDEALKNGLGSEIAAIKREYYRICLGIMESLKRERGLDFDARTAVMSLFGMMNWIYTWYNPRVDGGARELAQRMGDIFLRGITNGTKRLAPRRGRTRHKP
- a CDS encoding enoyl-CoA hydratase/isomerase family protein, with the protein product MATTTQPATSEASKTLINYRTDGGVAVIEMNDPPANTYTYEMNRQFDEAILKARMDNDVYVIVLTGVGDKFFSAGANIKMLASVDPTFKYYFCLHANETLLRLEHTPKLVIAAINGHCVGGGLEIAMAADLRIARKDAGKIGLPEVNLGVLPGTGGTQRLSRMVGKSKAIELMVTGNTFSFEEAKEFGIVNDIFERENFMDNIMEYARQFTPPNKAAKAVGRIKRAVQTGWEIPMESALAVERENQQILFQSDDAKEGLAAYVEKRPAVFTAK
- a CDS encoding enoyl-CoA hydratase/isomerase family protein, which produces MEALSKSRVTIQIAPPVARLRLTNAPLNVIDIPMMRELSELLAEVEGRDDVSVILFEGDARAFSAGVDVKAHLPEQVREMLTGFHAVIRAVVGSRKITIAAVQGACFGGGAELAAVCDMVFTARDAQWGFPEIKLGCYPPVAAVALPALVGQKRATELILTGRQISGDEAVAIGLANRSARSEELGAVVEETIGEIKKMSPAALALAKKSIYAWDAIHFDKGLARAEKIYLEELIATDDAREGIAAFLEKRPAQWSGK